One window from the genome of Megalobrama amblycephala isolate DHTTF-2021 linkage group LG4, ASM1881202v1, whole genome shotgun sequence encodes:
- the LOC125266361 gene encoding flocculation protein FLO11-like encodes MAPRYVCALIIFTGVIIVTGLLASWMMGFERTEIKKKSSINPFKISTDAAQTETTTLADALAVTEGVSNTPKAQVITDFLGTAPVKKMSGTSRASSAVALAELSRQTTAETAAVSAAGSVETTAGRTVTLSETIEKVTPSVLPVTKKAETLETAKSTLGESVTAHTQIKESTYVESSTNTAQNTPKPESLSVSDIKQTHKSETEPTEVGITVPKQESGTTSFAHTTTAANIMSASPIPEPKTDGATHFITSQLKPSEITSENKATTESRPAATFITAAFITETKVDLTEGKPAPSTFIKMLKTAGTEQSKAETSETTTVRPQESTQAIKTSNGPTKINRATGIKFITAIGTKGKTVGKRLSTAGRGITKKGRHGQEKTPLSHDKTLYSAITMGCILVICALLALIVFIKDFIGC; translated from the exons aTGGCTCCCAGATATGTCTGTGCACTGATCATCTTCACAG GGGTGATCATTGTAACTGGACTGCTGGCATCTTGGATGATGGG GTTTGAACGaactgagattaaaaaaaagtcttccATAAATCCATTCAAAATCAGCACAGATGCAGCTCAAACAGAGACGACGACATTAGCGGATGCATTAGCTGTGACTGAAGGTGTGTCCAACACGCCGAAGGCACAAGTAATCACAGACTTTCTAGGAACTGCCCCAGTGAAAAAGATGTCTGGAACATCAAGAGCATCATCTGCCGTTGCTTTAGCTGAACTCTCTCGGCAAACAACAGCTGAGACAGCAGCAGTGAGTGCAGCTGGGTCAGTGGAAACTACAGCTGGGAGAACAGTCACCTTGTCTGAGACTATAGAGAAAGTTACGCCATCCGTTTTACCTGTAACAAAAAAGGCAGAAACTCTAGAAACAGCTAAATCAACTCTAGGTGAATCAGTCACCGcacatacacaaataaaagaaagtaCCTATGTGGAATCATCAACAAATACAGCTCAAAACACACCCAAACCTGAGAGTTTAAGTGttagtgatattaaacaaacacataaaagTGAAACAGAACCAACAGAAGTAGGCATCACAGTACCAAAACAAGAATCAGGGACAACCAGTTTTGCTCATACTACAACTGCAGCTAATATCATGAGTGCATCTCCAATACCAGAACCAAAGACAGACGGAGCAACACATTTCATTACCAGTCAATTGAAACCTTCAGAAATTACATCTGAAAATAAAGCAACAACAGAATCTAGACCAGCTGCTACATTCATAACAGCAGCATTTATAACTGAAACAAAAGTAGATTTAACTGAAGGAAAACCGGCACCAAGCACATtcataaaaatgctaaaaacagcAGGAACAGAGCAATCTAAAGCTGAAACAAGTGAAACAACCACAGTCAGACCACAAGAATCTACTCAAGCTATAAAAACTTCAAATGGTCCAACAAAAATAAATCGGGCTACTGGTATAAAGTTTATAACTGCCATTGGAACCAAAGGAAAAACAGTGGGAAAACGATTAAGTACAGCAGGtagaggcattacaaaaaaaggcAGACATGGCCAGGAGAAGACACCCCTGTCCCATGATAAAACTTTGTATTCTGCCATCACTATGGGTTGCATCCTAGTGATATGTGCCCTGCTAGCACTTATTGTGTTTATAAAGGATTTTATCGGGTGCTAA